The DNA region TATTCTTGGTTCTCGGCAGGACTATAATACCTTCTGTTTTTAGCAACGATGAGGGTGTCATTAAAATTGCATCTCAGGTGCTGCCTATCATAGGCATCAACCAGGTCTGCGATGTCCTAAATGTCCTTTCTGCTGGCATACTGCGAGCACAAGGCCGCCAGAAGATCGGCGGGGTACTCAATATCATTGCCTACTACCTCGTGGGGCTGCCGATGGCTATTTTCCTTGGATTCCGCTGCAAGTGGGCGCTCCAGGGATTTTGGGTGGGACTTGGTTGCGGTATTCTATTTTTGGGACTGAGTGAGCTATACTGCGTTTGGAAATCCGACTGGGCTAAGATTATACGCAACTCGCGGCGGCTTCACAAAGATTCGCCAGCGGTGTAGTCACGAGGCTGTTGGAATCATAATTTTCACGGCTATAGGGTTTTACGAGCCTCTGCTGGTTGTGCATCTTGCAGCTTAATGTACACCGCGCTAATGttttaaagctttcttgctcaGAACCGTGGCAGTACAAACGTCCGGCGGTATTCGTTAAAGAGCCTCAACGGCGAAATCCAGCCTTGTGGCATGCGTCGCGATCTATCTGATTGCTGGGGCGTCGCAGCCGAAGGCGTTGCTTCGCAGCAGAATGCGAAACAACAGTGTGGCGCGCTTCTTCTGATCGCAAGAGCGTTTGCAATTCAAACATTATACTACGtgcgcttcttttcaattttaCATCTCGATATCATTGAGAGACCTTTTCTGTCAACGCTACGGGCGCTACCGCCCAACATGAGCTACAACGTGAAGCTGACTCTAAAATTCTTGGGCTGTGTACGCCGATAAAGAAGGGATTTTTGATTGGACTACAAAATCTTGTAAAATCACACAACAGACATTTTCCTCAAAATGTCCGAGGAACATGGCACCTTTTGGCTCATGGCAGTCTCAGCATCGTTCATTTCCTCGCGGATTACAGTTTAACATTAGCATCGCGGCTCATTTTAttatgtcacgtgccaaCATTGGTTTGCGCATACCGGTTTAGAAGACGCAATAACGTTAATATTGATGTATAACAGCTCTATATGTTTTAAATGGCGCGCAAGCTTTGTTAGTCTTCTACAAGTTACAATTTACCACCAACAAGTAGCTCTGGAGTGTATTTTGATAGCAATGGTTCAAACTACCGAAGTTAGCGGAAAACCTTACATTCACGATTATGGGGCAAGACTAAGCGAAGGTGTGTCCTACCTAAAAGAGTCTCAAACCCTTATTTGGGTCGACATCTTTCTGAGTGAAATACATCTGGTGACGAACATCGATGACCCTAAGAGCTCACACAAGGTTGTCAAGATCAATTACGAAAACTACATTGGTGAATACCCTTGCGATAAGGATTTGCCTGAGCGCGTCGGGGTGGTGTTCCCTGTCGACTCCGCGAGTGGTGTGAAAGATATCTTCTTTGCCAGTAAGTACGGAATCGGGCGGCTGTCGCTGGAAACAGCACAATGGAAGTATGAAGTTCTGTTCTCGTCCTGCGAGCAgaccaaaaacaaggacTGGAAACGTCTCCGCTCCAACGACGGCAACGTCGCGCCCAACGGGGATCTATATGTCGGCGTAATGTTGGACTTCCATATCGACATGGACCGCAGCGCGGAGCCAGAGGGCTGCTTTCTGCGCGTCGACCTCAAGAAGCGCGCTGTCGAACTTGTCATGGACGGCTTGCACATTCCTAATGCCATTAACTGGAATCCTAAGAAAGATACCATTTTTCTAACGGACTCTCTGAACTACAAAATCTGGACGGCTCCCTACGACTCCCACAGCGGGCTTCCCGCGCTAGCCCAGAAAAAATCCTTCATTGAATTCAAGCCATTGAACTCAGAGTGCTCGGATCCTGAGCCTGATGGATCATGCATTGACCCCCGCAACGGCAACCTGTATAGCGCCGTGTTCAGCTCTCACAAGGTTCAACTATTTGACTCGCAGGGAACCCTGCAACGCAATCTAGTTTTCCCAGACACCGCAAACGTTACGTGCTGTTGCTTGGGGCCAGGTGGTGACTTATTTGTCACGACGGCTTCTCGCGATGTACTTCATGGCGTGAAAACTTCTGGGCCAAATGGCGCTCTTTTCAGGGTTGCTGCGGATCTGGTCTCTGACTCAGGCGACGTTCCATCCTCAAAGCCCAACCCTGCTTTCTAGTTATACACTACTTACGAACTAAACAAAGATCTCAAACCTATCCAATACAGAACCCTATAGTAAATATCTGAGAGCCTCTTATCGCTTAACTGAGCAGGTGGTGCTGTCATTTGTGTCTATTGTTATTATGATCCTAATTAAACATCAATAAGCTCGCGTGGCGTAATGGCAACGCGTCTGACTTCTAATCAGAAGATTGAGGGTTCGACCCCCTCCGTgagtgtttttttttttggttttctttgactAAATTCTTTGTAATTTAATTATTCATTTTCGAGTACCTCTTAATAATGAAGTATTTCTAATAGGGAATATGTATACGTTCAAATATAAAATACAGGGCTTCGCATCAACAGAATATAGCGGGTCGAGCAATTAGCCTAAGAACTAACAGGAAAACAATCAGTTATCATTACAATGTCAAAAGTCGCAATTATCATTTACACTCTGTACGGCCACACGGCCGAACTAGCAGAAGCGCAAAAAAGGGGCGTGGAGGCTGCCGGCGGTGAGGCCGATATTTACCAGGTTCCAGAGACTTTGAGCGATGATGTTATCAAAGCATTGGGTGGGCAGCGTAAGCCTTCTTATCCAATTGCAAGTCGCGAGACGCTCGAAGAGTACAACTTCTTCCTATTCGGGATTCCAACGCGCTTTGGTAACTTCCCAGCACAGTGGAAGGCATTCTGGGACGCCACTGGTGGCCTGTGGGCCAAGGGCGCGCTGCACGGCAAAGTTGCTGGCGTCTTTGTCTCGACCGGCACGGGCGGTGGTAATGAGACCACCGTCGTTAACTCGCTATCGGTGCTGGCCCACCATGGCATAATCTACGTGCCTTTGGGCTACAAGTTTGCGGGGGCCGCCTTGAGCAACCTGACGGAGATTCACGGCGGCTCGCCATGGGGTGCTGGTTCCATTGCTGGCGCCGATGGTTCGCGCCAGCCTTCTGCGCTGGAGCTCGAAGTCAACGAGTTCCAGGGGAAAACATTCTTTGAAACCGCAAAGAGATTTGGTGCCCCAGAGGCCACTGTGTAAATTTTTATATCTGCCATCGCTTATTGACTGCGAAGGGCCGGTGTGGCCCCACGCTCTTTACCTTAAAACTTTAGAATTGCTGCCACGGATGTATTCTTAAAACTGAGATCCCTCTTGTCCAACAGCTGCTTATTCTCTACTACTCTAGAGCTGGTTAATGGGGCTCGGGCCTTGGACCTGCTTCTCTGCGCAGGTGCGCATCTCTTGTAAAAGGCCTAGACAGTTCTCATTGATAGTGCGCGTCTCCATATTGTCGCGCACACAGGTCTCGTACTTTTGCATCAGTTGGCCGCACTTGGCCATTACTTTTTG from Lachancea thermotolerans CBS 6340 chromosome C complete sequence includes:
- a CDS encoding KLTH0C07590p (similar to uniprot|Q12335 Saccharomyces cerevisiae YDR032C PST2 Protein of unknown function with similarity to members of a family of flavodoxin-like proteins; induced by oxidative stress in a Yap1p dependent manner; GFP-fusion protein localizes to the cytoplasm in a punctate pattern) produces the protein MSKVAIIIYTLYGHTAELAEAQKRGVEAAGGEADIYQVPETLSDDVIKALGGQRKPSYPIASRETLEEYNFFLFGIPTRFGNFPAQWKAFWDATGGLWAKGALHGKVAGVFVSTGTGGGNETTVVNSLSVLAHHGIIYVPLGYKFAGAALSNLTEIHGGSPWGAGSIAGADGSRQPSALELEVNEFQGKTFFETAKRFGAPEATV
- the MIX14 gene encoding Mix14p (highly similar to uniprot|Q07789 Saccharomyces cerevisiae YDR031W Hypothetical), coding for MSNALDQFIMEDVAKNCPQQFVEYHKCISKNKDDPGQCAFRQRDLSVCIKQKVPSVQKVMAKCGQLMQKYETCVRDNMETRTINENCLGLLQEMRTCAEKQVQGPSPINQL
- a CDS encoding regucalcin (similar to uniprot|P38235 Saccharomyces cerevisiae YBR053C), which produces MYNSSICFKWRASFVSLLQVTIYHQQVALECILIAMVQTTEVSGKPYIHDYGARLSEGVSYLKESQTLIWVDIFLSEIHLVTNIDDPKSSHKVVKINYENYIGEYPCDKDLPERVGVVFPVDSASGVKDIFFASKYGIGRLSLETAQWKYEVLFSSCEQTKNKDWKRLRSNDGNVAPNGDLYVGVMLDFHIDMDRSAEPEGCFLRVDLKKRAVELVMDGLHIPNAINWNPKKDTIFLTDSLNYKIWTAPYDSHSGLPALAQKKSFIEFKPLNSECSDPEPDGSCIDPRNGNLYSAVFSSHKVQLFDSQGTLQRNLVFPDTANVTCCCLGPGGDLFVTTASRDVLHGVKTSGPNGALFRVAADLVSDSGDVPSSKPNPAF